Proteins from a single region of bacterium:
- a CDS encoding SUMF1/EgtB/PvdO family nonheme iron enzyme: protein MEWKFITMQRIFLILLMFLVCLSCNERKNPISSDSEEGFVVIQATFVQTGAAKIAIAPTVRADITFYNSENVQIAYSDMSVSGRVVSGTVKIKAGSGIRAEMHCYDGSGNLTYTGSAYDITIIKGETNTVYITLTPKQAPAAPSNLQAETISFSEIKLTWKDNSTSEQGFIIGKKEGTGSFTYLSVDAGVTTYSDTWLKSDTQYTFRVQAYNSAGNSAYSNESSAHTQPGPSNLQTETISYSEIKLTWKDNSKNEQGFRIERKEGSWSYIEIGIVGTDVTTYSATGLKSDTLYTFRVRAYSTNGNSEYSNESSARTQYQPPAAPSNLQAVTISYSEIKLNWTDNSSNEQGFIIEQMEEGSFVEIGTVGAGVTTYSVTGLTADTQYTFRVLSFNTLGTSTYSNESITRTLTDIPDSPSNLQAVAISYSEIELTWTDNSTNEKGFRIERKENSGDFIEIGTVNANATSYSVNGLKANTQYTFQVRAFNKNGLSGYSNESFTKTQTGGVLTVISGISMLYIHGGTFQMGDISGNGWYNEQPVHTVTLSSFEMSITEVTQGQFETVMGRKPSSWKGSTFPVDSVRWYVAMSFCNKLSDQAGLEKCYNESTWLCDFNKNGFRLPTEAEWEYACRAGTTTVYNTGDNESDLSRAGWYDGNSGLDTHSVGRKTPNSWGLFDMHGNVCEWCNDWYGSYTYDSQIDPTGPSTGSGNKILRGGCYCNSAGACTSACRSETNPSEEHQSIGFRVVRRP, encoded by the coding sequence ATGGAATGGAAATTTATAACAATGCAAAGAATTTTTCTCATATTGTTGATGTTCCTTGTTTGCCTGTCTTGCAATGAGCGTAAGAATCCGATTTCCAGCGACTCCGAAGAAGGCTTTGTGGTGATACAAGCCACCTTTGTTCAAACGGGAGCGGCAAAAATTGCCATAGCCCCGACAGTCCGCGCGGATATTACATTCTATAATTCTGAAAACGTACAGATCGCATATTCTGATATGAGTGTCAGCGGCCGTGTGGTGTCGGGTACGGTAAAAATAAAGGCGGGATCGGGCATTAGAGCCGAGATGCATTGTTACGATGGATCAGGAAATCTTACGTATACAGGTTCTGCATATGATATTACTATAATAAAGGGAGAGACGAATACAGTTTACATTACGCTGACACCGAAGCAAGCGCCTGCAGCACCAAGCAACCTTCAAGCGGAAACAATTTCATTTTCAGAAATTAAACTGACGTGGAAAGATAATTCAACCAGTGAGCAGGGATTCATAATCGGAAAGAAGGAGGGGACAGGGAGCTTTACCTACTTGTCAGTAGACGCTGGAGTGACAACCTATTCTGATACATGGTTGAAATCTGATACCCAGTATACATTTCGAGTGCAAGCTTATAATTCCGCTGGTAACTCTGCGTATTCCAACGAGTCTTCAGCGCATACACAACCCGGTCCGAGTAACCTTCAAACGGAAACAATTTCTTATTCAGAAATTAAGCTTACTTGGAAGGACAATTCAAAAAATGAGCAGGGATTCCGTATCGAGCGTAAAGAAGGTTCATGGAGTTATATCGAAATCGGGATAGTAGGCACTGATGTGACGACTTATTCCGCGACTGGACTAAAATCAGATACCCTATACACATTCCGGGTGCGGGCATATAGTACCAATGGTAACTCTGAATACTCTAATGAGTCTTCGGCAAGAACTCAATATCAACCCCCTGCAGCGCCGAGTAACCTTCAAGCTGTAACAATTTCATATTCAGAAATCAAGTTGAACTGGACAGATAATTCATCGAATGAACAGGGATTCATTATCGAGCAGATGGAGGAAGGGAGCTTTGTCGAAATTGGGACAGTGGGTGCAGGTGTGACAACCTATTCCGTGACCGGACTGACAGCTGATACGCAGTATACATTCCGGGTGCTTTCATTTAATACCCTTGGAACCTCTACTTATTCAAATGAGTCAATTACTCGAACTCTAACCGATATTCCAGATTCACCGAGTAACCTTCAAGCTGTAGCAATCTCATATTCGGAAATCGAGCTGACATGGACAGACAATTCGACAAATGAGAAAGGATTTCGCATAGAAAGAAAAGAGAATTCTGGAGACTTTATCGAAATAGGTACAGTGAACGCTAATGCGACATCCTATTCAGTTAACGGGCTGAAAGCTAATACACAATACACCTTTCAAGTACGAGCGTTTAATAAAAATGGGTTATCAGGGTATTCAAACGAGTCTTTTACGAAAACACAAACCGGTGGCGTTTTAACAGTGATTTCAGGAATTTCAATGTTATACATTCATGGTGGAACTTTCCAGATGGGTGATATATCCGGCAATGGTTGGTATAATGAGCAACCAGTCCATACAGTGACTCTTTCAAGTTTCGAGATGAGTATTACTGAAGTGACACAAGGCCAGTTTGAAACGGTTATGGGTAGGAAACCATCAAGTTGGAAAGGATCCACGTTTCCTGTTGATAGTGTGAGGTGGTATGTTGCAATGTCTTTTTGTAACAAATTAAGCGATCAGGCAGGTCTTGAAAAGTGTTACAACGAAAGTACATGGTTGTGTGATTTTAATAAGAATGGATTCAGATTACCGACAGAAGCCGAGTGGGAATATGCGTGCCGTGCGGGGACGACAACAGTATACAACACAGGTGATAACGAAAGTGATCTTTCCAGAGCTGGATGGTATGATGGAAACAGTGGACTGGATACACATAGTGTGGGCCGGAAGACACCGAACTCATGGGGTTTGTTCGATATGCATGGGAACGTGTGTGAATGGTGCAACGATTGGTATGGATCATATACTTATGATAGCCAGATTGATCCCACCGGACCCTCTACTGGTTCCGGTAACAAGATATTACGTGGCGGATGCTATTGTAACTCTGCTGGAGCTTGTACTTCAGCATGTCGTAGTGAAACAAATCCTTCGGAAGAACACCAAAGCATAGGTTTCCGTGTCGTCCGCAGGCCGTGA